The sequence CGGCTACCGGTTCCCGCGTCGGCGCAGCACGGCCACCAGGGTGAGCCCGCCGGCGAGCGCGACCCCGGCGGCGATCAGCACCGGCACCAACCAACCGGTTCGGTCAGACTCGGCTCCGCCGGTGGTGCGGGCCGCCTCCCGGTACGCCTGTGCCAGCGCGTTACGGGGGGAACGCTCCACGACCACGTCGAACAGAGCGGCGGCACCCCGCTCGTCGCCGCCGAAGTAGGCGTCGAGCCCTTCGCGGTAGAGCTCGTCCGGCTCGCCGAGACTGTTGTCGATGCCGGCGGTGTCGAGCAGGCCGGTCATCCTGGCCGCCGGCACCGTCAACCGGTTCGCCCGGTCGGGGCGCAGCAGGTCGTTGTCGAGCATCCCGACCACCCGGCCCTGCTGGTCGACCACGACCCCGCCACGTGAGGAGGCACCGACGTCGTCGCTGACCCGGTAGGCCGACGAGGCGAGGTCCACCTCGGTCACCTGCACCGGCTTGGCCAGCACGCGGTAGGTGGCGAAGCGGTACTCGGTGTCGGTGGTGCCGTAGCCGAGCACCAGCAGTGCGGTCTCCGGCGCGATCTCGGTGGAGGTGTTCACCGCGACGGCGGGAAGGTCCGTCTCGTCGAGTTCGACCAGAGCCAGGTTGCCCTCCGCTACCGGGAGGGTCTGGACGACGGTCCCGGGGATCGCCGGGCTGTCGGTCCTGTCACCGGTGGCGACGTTCAGCTGCCCGTAGAGCCGCGACTCGGGTTGCGCACCGGGCTCGCGGCCGGTGAAGACGGTCGTGGCGGTGTGGGCACGGGTGTGGGCGTCGACCTCTTCGGGCTTCAGCCGGCCGGCGGCGACGAGCGTCCTGGCCAACTCGGCCAGGCCGTGACCGAGCATGAGGTCCGCGCTGGGCCGCACGCACTGGGCGTTGGTGAGGACCTGCCCGTCGTGGCGGACCACCACGCCGGTGCAGCGCCGGCTGAAGGTGAACGGCTCGGGATGCAGCAGGACGGCGTCCTGCTTGTTCCGGACGTACCCGGTGATGGTGGTCTCCAGGAAGACCACCGCGGGGGCGGCGGTGGCCAGGGCACGCTCCTGCGGGCTTCGCGGCACCGCCTCCGCCCAGGGTTCGATGCCGGGTGCGAGGGTGGTCGTGGTCGGTGCGGCCGTCGGCTCGTCCGGCCCGTCCGCCATGGCGATCCAGAGAGCCGCTGTCCCACCGACGGTGGCCACCAGGAGCAGCGCTGCGACGGAGGCCAGCAGGCCGGTTCGCCGCTTCGGCGGCGGCGAGGGCCTGATCCGGCGGCCGGGAGCCGCGAACGGGTCGTACGGCGGGGGGTCGGCGGGTAGCGCAACCGGTGCGGCCGGCATCTGCACGGTGTCCGCGGTCGCCGGTGCGGCCCCGGGCGTGGCGGGAGCGCCGGAAGCGGGCACACCGGACGTCGGCACCCCGAGGTCGGCACACCCGAGGTCGGCACGCCGGGCGGCGGGGCGGGAACGGGCGGCGGAGCGACGGGCACCGGCTGGTAGTCCACGCCGAGCGCCCGGAGGAGCCGCTCCGCGCCCGGCCCCGCCTCGGCGGGGTACGCCACCCAGGGGGCGGCAGCCGAGAAGTCCGCGTACGTGAACGCCGGACCGGCGGGCGACTGGGCGAGCGAGTTCGCGATCCCGGCGAAGGCCTCTCGCCAACCCGCAGTGGCGGCGACGGTGGCGTCCAGCACGGCCACGGTCACGAATCGGCCCTGCCCGTCGATGGCCGCCCACGCCTTACCCACCGGGGAGCCGCCCAACAAGTGGGTGAACCTGTAGGGGCTCTCCGGCTGCATGCCAACTCCTCCACTCAACCGCCGTCCGGATACTACCGAGACGGGCTCGGTGGCCGCCGCACCGGCTGGCGCCGGGAGGTGTGACGAGGACCTCGTCCTCCACCCTGGATCGACCGCCCGGGTGGCGGCTTGCCGATCGGCCCGCCCGCGGCCCGCGGTCGGCCCCTTGCCCGGTCGAACGTGAACCCGTAACTTACGCTCGTTCCGCCGGGCCGGTCACGGCCGGGGCAGCCACAGCAGGGTCGGGCCGGTCTCCGGCGGACGCACGAGGGGGACCGCGGTGAGTTCCAAGCCCGGACGCGACGGCGCGTTGGACGCGCTACGCGGCATCTGCATCGTCAGCATGATCATCGGACACCTCGCCCTCCACTCCCGGCTCTGGGCGGTCAGCCGCCACCCCTGGGTGGATGCGGCGTCCGGGTTCATCCTGATGTCCGGGCTGGTGATCGGGTTGGTGCAGCGCCGAGTCTCCCAGCGGTCCGGCAGCCGCCAGGCGACCATCAAGATCATGCGCCGGGTGGGGCTGCTCTACCTGGCCCACGTCTCGATCGTGGCGTTGGCGATCGTCATGGCCCTGTGGCGGCCCGGAACCCACCGCTCGCTGCCGGACCTGGACGTCTACGGCGGCCCGCTGGAGGTGCTCTGGCATCTGGTCACCCTGCAGCTCTCCCCGACGTTCCTCGACATCCTGCCGCTCTACATCATCCTGCTCTCGCTCGCCGCCCTCGCCGTCGCCGCCCTGCGGGCCGGTCGCTGGAAGCTGGTGGTCGTCGGCTCCGTCGCCCTCTACACCGTCGGCATGCTGGTGGGGCAGTGGACGACGCTGCCCCAGCAGAAGGGCGATCCGGGCTACTTCAACTGGGCGACCTGGCAACTGCTCTTCATGTCCGCGCTGATCGTCGGCTGGTACTGGCACCAGGTCCGGCAGCCGGTGGCGAGCCGGGCCGGCGTCGTCACCGCCGGAGTCGTCCTGCTCGGTGGCACCGCAGCCGCGGCAGCGGCGAGGGTGCTGCTGGCGGACGGGACCACCGGGGCGCGGTTCACGACCTGGCTCCTGGACAAGAGCGCGCTCGGCCCCGGCCGGCTCATCCTGGGCTGGGCGGCGTTCGTGATCGCCTACCGGATCCTGGACTCGGCTCCCGTGCGGCGCGTCGCCAGGCTGCTGCTGACCGAACTGGAACGGCTGGGACGACGCAGCCTGGACTCGTTCGTCATCCTCTCCGTCGCCGTGGCCGTCCTGCCCACGGTGACCAGGGTGTCGACGGTGTCGCTGGCCGCGCAGGTCTCCGTCTTCCAGGTGCTGGTCCTGTGCTGGCTGTGGGCCGTGCTCAGGGACAACTGGTCCGCACCGGCCGCGACCCGCGGCGGCCCGCGGCCGGCCGAGCAGGAGCCCGCCCGGGCCGGGTGAGACGCGGCTGGCGCCCCTGCCCCGCCGACCCGCTCAGGTGCTGCTGATCAGCAGCACCGGCTCCGGTCCGTCGGTGACCTGTGTCACCCGGTACGCGCGGAGCGCCTCCCGCCACTGCGGCTCGTTCGGATGGGTGTAGGAGCGGATCAGATAGACCCGGGTGTCCGCGGGCCCGGCCGCGGCCCGCGCCAGGATCCCGTCCAGGGCGTTCCGGATGCTCTGCATGTCCCGGCAGGTGAGGCAGGGAACGATCACGTCCGGCCGGGTGGGCATGGCGACCGTCCAACCGACGGTGCCGGGAACCGGCGCGACAAGCGTGAGGGGATCCTGCTCCGAGTAGAGGGTGAACCCGAACCAGGCGGTCGCGCTGACCACCACGATGTCGTGCGGTCCGGCGTGGGCCGCCACGTGCCTGGTGGCCGTACCGATGCCCGTCATCGCCATGTGGGAACGCCAGACTCCGGGTTCGTGACCGTCGAAGCGGTACCAACGGTGGTTGGCGACGGCGTAGCCGCCGATCAGAATCGCGCAGGTCACGGTGGCCACGGCAAGGGGGCGCAGCGCCCTTGCGCGGGCGGCCAGGGCGACCAGGTCGGCCAGGCCCGCGGCGCCGACACCGGCCAGCAGGATCGTGACCACGAGCAGGAAGTGTGACGTGCGCGAATCGAGCAGCGGATAGATCCGCGCGATGCCCAACGCGGACACGGCCACCGGCAGCAACAGGA is a genomic window of Micromonospora tarapacensis containing:
- a CDS encoding trypsin-like peptidase domain-containing protein, giving the protein MPAAPVALPADPPPYDPFAAPGRRIRPSPPPKRRTGLLASVAALLLVATVGGTAALWIAMADGPDEPTAAPTTTTLAPGIEPWAEAVPRSPQERALATAAPAVVFLETTITGYVRNKQDAVLLHPEPFTFSRRCTGVVVRHDGQVLTNAQCVRPSADLMLGHGLAELARTLVAAGRLKPEEVDAHTRAHTATTVFTGREPGAQPESRLYGQLNVATGDRTDSPAIPGTVVQTLPVAEGNLALVELDETDLPAVAVNTSTEIAPETALLVLGYGTTDTEYRFATYRVLAKPVQVTEVDLASSAYRVSDDVGASSRGGVVVDQQGRVVGMLDNDLLRPDRANRLTVPAARMTGLLDTAGIDNSLGEPDELYREGLDAYFGGDERGAAALFDVVVERSPRNALAQAYREAARTTGGAESDRTGWLVPVLIAAGVALAGGLTLVAVLRRRGNR
- the opgC gene encoding OpgC domain-containing protein — its product is MSSKPGRDGALDALRGICIVSMIIGHLALHSRLWAVSRHPWVDAASGFILMSGLVIGLVQRRVSQRSGSRQATIKIMRRVGLLYLAHVSIVALAIVMALWRPGTHRSLPDLDVYGGPLEVLWHLVTLQLSPTFLDILPLYIILLSLAALAVAALRAGRWKLVVVGSVALYTVGMLVGQWTTLPQQKGDPGYFNWATWQLLFMSALIVGWYWHQVRQPVASRAGVVTAGVVLLGGTAAAAAARVLLADGTTGARFTTWLLDKSALGPGRLILGWAAFVIAYRILDSAPVRRVARLLLTELERLGRRSLDSFVILSVAVAVLPTVTRVSTVSLAAQVSVFQVLVLCWLWAVLRDNWSAPAATRGGPRPAEQEPARAG